Proteins from a single region of Mustela erminea isolate mMusErm1 chromosome X, mMusErm1.Pri, whole genome shotgun sequence:
- the LOC116582779 gene encoding 60S ribosomal protein L23a-like — MAPKAKKEAPAPPKAEAKAKALKAKKAVLKGVHSHKKKKIRTSPTFRRPKTLRLPRQPKYPRKSAPRRNKLDHYAIIKFLLTTESAMKKIEDNNTLVFIVDVKANKHQIKQAVKKLYDIDVALKIKVNTLIRPDGEKKAYVRLAPDYDALDVANKIGII, encoded by the coding sequence ATGGCGCcgaaagctaagaaggaagcccctgcccctcccaaagccgaagccaaagcaaaggctttgaaagccaagaaagcggtgctgaaaggcgtccacagtcacaaaaaaaagaagatccgcaCATCACCTACGTTCCGACGACCCAAGACTCTGCGTCTCCCAAGGCAACCCAAATACCCTCGAAAGAgcgcccccaggagaaacaagcttgaccactatgccatcatcaagttcctcctgactactgagtcagccatgaagaaaatagaagacaacaacacacttgtgtttattgtggatgtcaaggccaacaagcaccagatcaaacaggctgtgaagaagctctatgacattgatgtAGCCTTAAAAATTAAGGTCAACACCttaatcaggcctgatggagagaagaaggcatacgttcggctggcccctgactatgatgctttggatgttgccaacaaaattgggatcatctaa